One window of the Trifolium pratense cultivar HEN17-A07 linkage group LG2, ARS_RC_1.1, whole genome shotgun sequence genome contains the following:
- the LOC123907792 gene encoding uncharacterized protein LOC123907792 has protein sequence MASEDTVATCVTLLLAIETRDTIAKFIYASLFEWLVQQVNKSLAVGENHTEKFISILAFYVFQPFQGKGTYKNDKAGLTLADLAYRRAKAVKATKRALDSGKIVKNHQKKSNKSNPLPKPSSSRLEEMRELFQTGVKDKKPKWRGS, from the exons ATGGCGAGCGAGGACACTGTTGCCACATGTGTGACATTATTGCTG GCAATTGAAACAAGAGATACAATTGCCAAATTTATTTATGCAAGCTTGTTTGAATGGCTTGTACAACAAGTTAACAAGTCACTTGCAGTGGGTGAAAACCATACAGAGAAATTCATTAGTATCCTTGCTTTTTATGTGTTTCAGCCATTCCAG GGTAAGGGGACATATAAGAATGATAAGGCTGGATTGACACTTGCTGATCTTGCTTACCGACGTGCAAAAGCAGTAAAGGCCACCAAGAGGGCACTAGACTCTGGCAAGATTGTGAAGAATCATCAAAAGAAATCTAATAAATCTAATCCTTTGCCAAAACCTTCCTCTTCCAGGCTAGAGGAAATGCGGGAGCTATTCCAGACTGGCGTGAAGGATAAAAAGCCGAAATGGAGAGGTTCTTGA